In the Setaria italica strain Yugu1 chromosome VI, Setaria_italica_v2.0, whole genome shotgun sequence genome, one interval contains:
- the LOC101776795 gene encoding nucleolin 1 — translation MGKSNKKAAAAAVAAAPAAVPKGKKRDAADEIEKAVSAKKQKAAPPPKVDAKKAKKQPPPKKAESSSSGSEEEESESEEEVKVQTKKALPAKTVKQESSDDGSSDETSESDEEPAKKPAAKPSATIAKNGSKKGKQESSSDESGSDDESSEDDEAPAKPKAPAVAAKKEDSSESESESDSEDEDKSKTAKVAQPAKRAASKMSDDSDSDDSDSDDSDEEPPQKKQKDAAPSAAAKATAAKKETSSDDESDDESDEDSEEDEEDEEPAKTPKKEAPALTSGKQSATKEPKTPMDTQSQATGSKTLFMANVPFRAELEDVKEFFEAAGEVVDVRFPVYEDGSRKGFCYVEFVSAEAAKKACEEMSGKEMQGRAVRLDFAQERNAYTPRSGNDTGSFQKPVRGASSSVFIRGFDKNLEEDKIRSSLEQHFGECGEITRVSIPTDYETGAVKGIAYLDFKDQDSMSKALELSGSDIGGYELFVDEAKPKGDGQRGGGRSGGRSGGRFGERSGGRRGGGGRFGDRSGGRDSGGRFGRGGGGRGGNRGGGRGFGNRPSFGAASAGKKTTFGDD, via the exons atGGGCAAGTCCAacaagaaggcggcggcggcggccgtggcagcGGCGCCCGCAGCGGTGCCCAAGGGGAAGAAGCGGGATGCGGCTGACGAGATCGAGAAGGCGGTGAGCGCCAAGAAGCAGaaggcagcgccgccgcccaaggtgGACGCCAAGAAGGCCAAGAAGCAGCCGCCGCCCAAGAAGGccgagagcagcagcagcggctcggaggaggaggaatccGAGTCCGAAGAGGAG GTTAAGGTGCAAACAAAGAAGGCCCTTCCTGCCAAGACTGTCAAACAAGAGTCTAGCGATGATGGCAGCAGTGATGAGACCTCTGAATCTGATGAG GAACCTGCAAAGAAGCCTGCTGCTAAACCATCGGCCACAATTGCCAAAAATGGTTCAAAGAAAGGCAAGCAAGAGAGCAGCAGCGATGAGAGTGGTTCTGATGATGAGTCGAGTGAAGATGAT GAAGCACCTGCCAAGCCTAAGGCTCCTGCAGTGGCTGCCAAAAAGGAAGATTCCAGTGAAAGTGAGTCAGAGAGTGATTCTGAGGATGAG GATAAAAGTAAAACCGCAAAAGTAGCTCAGCCTGCCAAGAGAGCTGCTTCTAAGATGAGTGATGACTCAGACAGTGATGATTCAGATAGTGATGATAGCGATGAAGAGCCTCCACAAAAGAAGCAGAAG GACGCAGCACCTTCTGCAGCTGCAAAAGCTACTGCTGCAAAGAAAGAAACCAGCAGTGATGATGAGAGCGACGATGAGAGTGATGAAGACAGTGAAGAGGACGAAGAGGATGAAGAGCCTGCTAAAACTCCAAAGAAG GAAGCACCTGCTCTCACCTCTGGAAAGCAAAGTGCTACCAAAGAA CCTAAAACGCCTATGGACACCCAAAGTCAAGCAACTGGATCAAAGACCCTTTTTATGGCAAACGTCCCCTTCAGAGCTGAACTTGAGGATGT gaaagaattttttgagGCGGCTGGCGAGGTTGTTGATGTTCGTTTTCCTGTGTATGAAGATGGCAGTCGTAAAGGTTTTTGCTATGTTGAATTTGTTTCTGCCGAAGCTGCCAAGAag GCTTGTGAAGAGATGAGTGGAAAAGAGATGCAGGGTCGTGCTGTAAGACTTGACTTTGCTCAGGAAAGAAATGCATACACTCCTCGCAGTGG CAACGACACTGGATCTTTCCAGAAGCCAGTTAGGGGTGCCAGCAGCTCTGTATTTATCAGGGGTTTTGATAAAAATCTTGAAGAGGACAAG ATCCGAAGCTCTCTTGAACAACATTTTGGTGAGTGCGGTGAGATAACAAGGGTCTCAATTCCAACGGATTATGAGACTGGTGCAGTCAAAGG AATAGCATACTTGGACTTCAAGGACCAGGATTCCATGTCGAAAGCCCTTGAGCTCAGTGGCTCTGACATTGGTGGCTATGAGCtgtttgttgatgaagccaagcCAAAAGGCGATGGCCAGCGTGGTGGTGGCAGATCCGGAGGCAGGTCTGGTGGCAGATTTGGTGAACGGTCTGGCGGcaggcgtggtggtggtggcagattCGGTGACCGGTCCGGTGGCAGGGACAGCGGCGGTAGATTTggccgaggtggtggtggtagggGTGGTAAccgcggcggtggccgtggcTTTGGTAACAGGCCGAGCTTTGGAGCGGCTAGTGCAG GAAAGAAGACAACCTTTGGTGATGATTAG
- the LOC101777619 gene encoding lactoylglutathione lyase isoform X2: protein MATGSEAVKSAEAVLEWNKQDNKRMLHAVYRVGDLDRTIKYYTECFGMKLLRKRDVPDEKYTNAFLGFGPEDTNFALELTYNYGVDKYDIGEGFGHFGIANEDVYKLAENIKSKGGNITREPGPVKGGSTVIAFAQDPDGYRFALIQRAETPEPLCQVMLRVGDLERSIKFYEKYTIAKLGYADEDKTTVLELIYNYGVTEYSKGNAYAQVAIGTNDVYKSAEAVDLATKELGGKILRQPGPLPVINTKITSFVDPDGWKVVLVDHADFLKELQ, encoded by the exons ATGGCAACTGGGAGCGAAGCCGTGAAATCAGCTGAGGCTGTGCTTGAGTGGAACAAACAGGACAACAAGAGGATGCTTCACGCTGTTTACCGTGTCGGGGATCTGGACCGCACAATCAA GTACTACACGGAATGCTTTGGGATGAAGCTGTTGAGGAAAAGAGACGTTCCTGATGAGAAGTACACCAACGCCTTCCTTGGGTTTGGACCAGAGGACACCAACTTTGCACTTGAATTGACATACA ACTATGGTGTTGACAAGTATGACATTGGAGAGGGCTTTGGGCATTTCGGTATCGCTAATGAGGAT GTGTACAAGTTGGCTGAGAATATTAAATCCAAGGGTGGCAACATTACTCGTGAACCTGGTCCTGTCAAGGGAGGATCCACTGTTATTGCCTTTGCACAAGACCCTGATGGTTACCGTTTTGCGCTTATTCAGAGGGCTGAGACACCTGAGCCTCTTTGCCAAGTCATGCTTCGTGTTGGTGACCTTGAGCGATCTATCAAGTTCTATGAGAAG TATACCATTGCAAAGTTGGGCTATGCTGATGAGGACAAGACAACTGTTCTGGAACTGATATACAACTATGGTGTCACAGAATATAGCAAGGGCAATGCATATGCTCAG GTTGCTATTGGCACCAATGATGTGTACAAGAGTGCCGAGGCTGTTGATCTTGCGACCAAAGAACTGGGGGGCAAGATTTTGCGGCAGCCAGGGCCGCTACCTGTGATCAACACAAAGATCACCTCTTTTGTTGACCCAGATGGCTGGAAAGTG GTTCTGGTTGACCACGCCGACTTCCTCAAGGAACTCCAGTGA
- the LOC101784905 gene encoding transcription factor GTE7, translating into MPKPSSNPNPRRHRPGPGSNPIPGGPPPRAVPEPELSPSGPVKFRPSEMTPAEARQLRARLTGELGRVRALLSRIDTWQDGQQRRRRAAAEHDPEPRARRASPPPPPALVEAMRKRCAEILMRLRKSKNSVWFNSPVDVEGLKLHDYRAIIRSPMDLGTVKHNLAAGRYPSHEAFADDVRLTFNNALRYNPPDHHVHRYAGSLLATFEGLYKEAVSWFDQQRPPIEPPMPLPDLPAPLQHLPVSVPVQAPPRIGGGRRPKPKAREPNKREMDEEEKQKLRVEIENLPEEKMLNVLQIVQKRNSDPALTGEVVELDFDELDIETLWELDRFVVNWRKALKKSQRNSVMNGDAAAMNGDTIDVTIIPDEDDMVQVDVNPPMVVEIGDSEIDMPEKRATEPDMVDEYVDIGDEMPTVNYQSVEIEKDAQVASSSSGSGSGSSSSSDSDSDSDSDGDDARSPD; encoded by the exons ATGCCCAAGCCGTCgtccaaccctaaccctaggcGCCACCGCCCGGGCCCGGGGAGCAACCCGATCCCCGGCGGACCGCCGCCTCGGGCCGTCCCGGAGCCGGAGCTGTCGCCCTCGGGGCCCGTCAAGTTCAGGCCGTCGGAAATGACCCCCGCCGAGGCGCGGCAGCTCCGCGCGCGGCTCACCGGCGAGCTCGGCCGCGTCCGCGCGCTCCTCTCCCGCATCGACACGTGGCAGGAcggccagcagcgccgccgccgggccgccgcggAGCACGACCCGGagccccgcgcgcgccgcgcgtccccgcccccgccgccggcgctggtggAGGCGATGCGGAAGCGGTGCGCGGAGATCCTGATGCGGCTGCGCAAGTCCAAGAACAGCGTGTGGTTCAACTCCCCCGTCGACGTCGAGGGCCTCAAGCTGCACGACTACCGCGCCATCATCCGGAGCCCCATGGATCTCGGCACCGTCAAGCACAACCTCGCCGCGGGCCGGTACCCGTCGCACGAGGCCTTTGCCGACGACGTTCGGCTCACCTTCAACAACGCGCTGCGGTACAACCCTCCCGACCACCACGTGCACAGGTACGCCGGCAGCCTCCTCGCCACGTTCGAAGGGCTGTACAAGGAGGCCGTCTCGTGGTTCGACCAGCAGCGCCCGCCAATCGAGCCGCCAATGCCGCTGCCGGATTTGCCCGCGCCGCTGCAGCATCTGCCGGTTTCTGTGCCGGTGCAGGCTCCCCCGAGGATTGGGGGTGGGAGGAGGCCCAAGCCCAAGGCGAGGGAGCCGAACAAGAGGGAGAtggacgaggaggagaagcagaagCTGAGGGTGGAGATTGAGAACCTGCCGGAGGAGAAGATGCTGAATGTGCTGCAGATTGTTCAGAAGAGGAACAGTGATCCGGCATTGACAGGGGAGGTTGTGGAGCTTGATTTTGATGAGCTGGATATCGAGACCCTGTGGGAGCTTGATCGATTCGTGGTCAATTGGAGGAAGGCCCTAAAGAAGAGCCAGCGGAATTCTGTGATGAATGGTGATGCTGCTGCGATGAATGGGGACACCATTGATGTGACGATTATTCCAGATGAGGATGACATGGTGCAGGTGGATGTCAATCCGCCCATGGTGGTTGAAATTGGAGACTCG GAGATTGACATGCCGGAGAAGAGGGCAACAGAGCCGGACATGGTTGATGAGTATGTGGATATTGGTGATGAGATGCCGACGGTGAATTACCAGTCGGTAGAAATCGAGAAGGATGCCCAGGTGGCTAGCAGCTCAAGCGGGTCTGGAAGTGGATCATCTTCATCCAGTG ATTCTGACTCGGACTCTGATTCTGACGGGGACGATGCTCGCTCTCCGGATTAG
- the LOC101777619 gene encoding lactoylglutathione lyase isoform X1, with protein sequence MATGSEAVKSAEAVLEWNKQDNKRMLHAVYRVGDLDRTIKYYTECFGMKLLRKRDVPDEKYTNAFLGFGPEDTNFALELTYNYGVDKYDIGEGFGHFGIANEDVYKLAENIKSKGGNITREPGPVKGGSTVIAFAQDPDGYRFALIQRAETPEPLCQVMLRVGDLERSIKFYEKALGMKLLEKKDVPDYKYTIAKLGYADEDKTTVLELIYNYGVTEYSKGNAYAQVAIGTNDVYKSAEAVDLATKELGGKILRQPGPLPVINTKITSFVDPDGWKVVLVDHADFLKELQ encoded by the exons ATGGCAACTGGGAGCGAAGCCGTGAAATCAGCTGAGGCTGTGCTTGAGTGGAACAAACAGGACAACAAGAGGATGCTTCACGCTGTTTACCGTGTCGGGGATCTGGACCGCACAATCAA GTACTACACGGAATGCTTTGGGATGAAGCTGTTGAGGAAAAGAGACGTTCCTGATGAGAAGTACACCAACGCCTTCCTTGGGTTTGGACCAGAGGACACCAACTTTGCACTTGAATTGACATACA ACTATGGTGTTGACAAGTATGACATTGGAGAGGGCTTTGGGCATTTCGGTATCGCTAATGAGGAT GTGTACAAGTTGGCTGAGAATATTAAATCCAAGGGTGGCAACATTACTCGTGAACCTGGTCCTGTCAAGGGAGGATCCACTGTTATTGCCTTTGCACAAGACCCTGATGGTTACCGTTTTGCGCTTATTCAGAGGGCTGAGACACCTGAGCCTCTTTGCCAAGTCATGCTTCGTGTTGGTGACCTTGAGCGATCTATCAAGTTCTATGAGAAG GCCCTTGGGATGAAGCTCCTAgaaaagaaggatgttcccgaTTATAAG TATACCATTGCAAAGTTGGGCTATGCTGATGAGGACAAGACAACTGTTCTGGAACTGATATACAACTATGGTGTCACAGAATATAGCAAGGGCAATGCATATGCTCAG GTTGCTATTGGCACCAATGATGTGTACAAGAGTGCCGAGGCTGTTGATCTTGCGACCAAAGAACTGGGGGGCAAGATTTTGCGGCAGCCAGGGCCGCTACCTGTGATCAACACAAAGATCACCTCTTTTGTTGACCCAGATGGCTGGAAAGTG GTTCTGGTTGACCACGCCGACTTCCTCAAGGAACTCCAGTGA
- the LOC101784095 gene encoding uncharacterized protein LOC101784095, which yields MAAAAMFSKLSDGFSKYVCGILPPTTTADEDRYRAGLRSLFLLSPSPERPPRRTPSPSPSASVRTEALLEDDDGDETATMPWGTEDDDREEEMASTLPCLAFASEHGYRVFSLAEMRLLDGDADAPPPMPPVLGRRLVPSPYGGTVLATDVCYRHPCHLVDPFTGERAPLPDLPIPFSESEPVKYHPNDFPRPHRARVTDDGLAWDWSPRGVMVARGDTAFFCAHGGDGGEWTPVHQAVRGSPMTVNYRAGRFFLLELRSLVTTVIDAATLRARATIPAPAGLRDADAAYLAPSDDGGAVLLVHRAGEDGRGVLFTEAYRARDSRGSPRWARARDIGDRAVFVDGAHAFTVAAGPAGAGALANRVYVVLANRVERPCGRVAVAYDVGCSHLGRPELMGRLRLDVGEVEPMWGQPHWIIRRDGSGRHA from the coding sequence atggccgccgccgccatgttcTCGAAGCTGTCGGACGGGTTCAGCAAGTACGTCTGCGGAATCTTgcctccgacgacgacggcggacgAGGACAGGTACAGAGCAGGGCTGCGTTCCCTCTTCTTGCTTTCCCCGTCCCCGGAAAGACCACCGCGCAgaacgccgtcgccgtcgccgtccgcctcCGTGCGGACGGAGGCGCTGCtggaggacgatgacggcgacgagacggcgacgatGCCTTGGGGGacggaggacgacgaccgcgAGGAGGAGATGGCCTCCACGCTCCCGTGCCTCGCGTTCGCGTCGGAGCACGGGTACAGGGTCTTCTCCCTCGCCGAGATGCGCTtgctcgacggcgacgccgacgcgccgccgccgatgcctcCGGTGCTCGGGCGCCGGCTCGTCCCGTCCCCGTACGGAGGGACGGTGCTCGCCACGGACGTGTGCTACAGGCACCCGTGCCACCTCGTCGACCCCTTCACCGGCGAGCGCGCGCCGCTGCCGGACCTGCCCATCCCGTTCTCGGAGAGCGAGCCGGTGAAGTACCACCCCAACGACTTTCCGCGGCCGCACCGCGCCAGGGTCACCGACGACGGGCTCGCGTGGGACTGGTCCCCGCGCGGCGTCATGGTGGCGCGCGGCGACACGGCCTTCTTCTgcgcgcacggcggcgacggcggcgagtgGACGCCAGTGCACCAGGCGGTACGCGGCTCGCCCATGACCGTCAACTACCGCGCCGGCCGCTTCTTCCTCCTGGAGCTGCGGTCGCTGGTGACCACGGTGATCGACGCCGCCACGCTGCGCGCCCGCGCCACgatcccggcgccggcgggcctgcgcgacgccgacgccgcgtaCCTGGCGCcctccgacgacggcggcgcggtccTCCTGGTGCACCGCGCCGGGGAGGACGGCCGCGGCGTGCTGTTCACCGAGGCGTACCGCGCGCGGGACAGCAGGGGCTCGCCGcggtgggcgcgggcgcgcgacATCGGCGACCGCGCGGTGTTCGTGGACGGCGCGCACGCGttcaccgtcgccgccggccccgcgggggcgggggcgctgGCGAACCGCGTGTACGTGGTCCTCGCCAACAGGGTGGAGCGGCCGTGCgggcgcgtcgccgtcgcgtaCGACGTCGGCTGCTCCCACCTAGGGAGGCCGGAGTTAATGGGGCGGCTGAGGCTCGACGTCGGCGAGGTCGAGCCGATGTGGGGCCAGCCGCACTGGATCATACGCAGAGACGGATCGGGTCGGCACGCATGA
- the LOC101777205 gene encoding pentatricopeptide repeat-containing protein At3g59040 produces the protein MQQFKDYKLILPCHPSANGERRGLSEEEGEVLRSSLPLLAGADKAAAPSLSCPVPMEAAVIGSQSPLSFPSSLCKAKVSSGLAICNVKVKNRRLEVVCHGMLATRKFMQRKRKEEVFKDAADEAEQKNWRRMMREIEEKGSAVSILKTQRSGKEPLPRDVILGTLVRFKQLKKWNIVSEILEWLRTQHWWDFTEMDFLMLVTAYGKLGDFSRAERVLKYMNKKGYRPSVISQTGLMEAYGRGKQYRKAEAVFRRMQTSGPEPSPVTYQIILKSLVEGDKYKEAETIFEDLLNEKRASFKPDQKMFHMMIYMYRKSGDYAQARKLFAQMSERGIPLSTVTFNSLMSFETDYKEVSSIYDQMQRAGLKPDVVSYSLLIKAYGKARREEEALAVFEEMLDAGVRPTRKSYNILLDAFAISGLVDEANTVFKAMRRHRVEPDLCSYTTMVLAYVNASDMNGAEKFFRRIKDDGLKPNVVVYGTLMKGYSKLNNVEKVMRVYERMRIQGVEPNQTIYTTIMDVHGRNSDFGNAVIWFKEMEARGYPPDQKAKNILLSLAKTPEEQQEANESVGNGAIQLEVKPDNEEVDGAGEHEITQNDSGNQHLLDDTRARNHVNGRIRAGNYAFDEEDDDDDDDDYEEEDDEEFNFVSLKDKRELNFAS, from the exons ATGCAACAGTTTAAAGATTATAAATTG ATCCTTCCCTGTCATCCAAGCGCAAATGGGGAGAGACGGGGTTTaagcgaggaggaaggagaggttCTCCGCAGCTCGCTCCCACTCCTCGCTGGAGCCGATAAGGCTGCCGCGCCCTCCCTCTCCTGTCCTGTTCCAATGGAAGCGGCGGTGATTGGGTCGCAGTCCCCGCTCTCCTTCCCCTCCAGCCTCTG CAAAGCAAAAGTATCCTCTGGTTTAGCAATCTGCAATGTGAAGGTCAAGAATCGCAGGCTTGAGGTAGTTTGCCATGGGATGTTGGCAACCAGAAAGTTTAtgcaaaggaaaaggaaagaggaAGTTTTCAAGGATGCTGCTGATGAGGCCGAGCAGAAGAATTGGAGGAGAATGATGAGGGAGATAGAGGAGAAAGGTTCAGCTGTGTCCATTCTGAAGACTCAGCGAAGCGGGAAAGAACCACTTCCAAGAGATGTTATTCTTGGGACTCTGGTGCGGTTCAAACAATTGAAAAAATGGAATATTGTCAGCGAG attCTCGAATGGCTCAGAACACAGCATTGGTGGGACTTCACTGAGATGGACTTCTTGATGCTTGTGACAGCTTATGGAAAGCTGGGAGATTTTAGCAGGGCAGAAAGAGTCCTAAAGTACATGAACAAGAAAGGTTACCGGCCCAGCGTGATATCTCAGACTGGTCTAATGGAGGCCTATGGAAGAGGCAAGCAGTACCGTAAGGCTGAAGCAGTATTCCGTAGGATGCAGACATCAGGCCCTGAACCATCACCTGTGACATATCAAATCATTTTGAAATCTTTAGTTGAG GGTGACAAATATAAGGAAGCTGAAACTATATTTGAGGACCTTCTTAATGAAAAAAGAGCTTCTTTTAAGCCAGACCAGAAGATGTTTCATATGATGATCTACATGTACAGGAAATCTGGTGATTATGCCCAGGCTCGTAAGCTATTTGCACAGATGTCCGAGAGAGGAATTCCACTATCTACAGTCACTTTTAATAGTTTGATGTCATTTGAAACAGATTACAAGGAAGTTTCAAGTATTTATGATCAG ATGCAAAGAGCTGGGCTGAAACCAGATGTTGTGAGCTATTCCCTGCTCATCAAAGCTTATGGGAAAGCCAGGAGGGAAGAAGAAGCATTGGCGGTTTTTGAAGAGATGCTTGATGCTGGAGTCAG GCCGACACGCAAATCATATAACATTTTGCTTGATGCATTTGCAATATCTGGATTGGTAGATGAGGCTAATACAGTTTTCAAGGCCATGAGAAGACATAG GGTTGAGCCTGATCTTTGCTCTTATACAACTATGGTCTTAGCTTATGTAAATGCTTCTGACATGAATGGAGCTGAGAAATTCTTTCGTAGAATTAAAGATGATGGTTTGAAGCCCAATGTTGTGGTTTATGGAACTCTGATGAAAGGCTATTCAAAGTTAAATAATGTTGAGAAAGTTATGCGGGTGTATGAGAGAATGAGGATCCAGGGTGTTGAACCCAACCAGACCATCTATACTACTATCATGGATGTACATGGCAGGAACTCAGATTTTGGAAATGCGGTCATTTGGTTCAAAGAAATGGAAGCTCGTGGATACCCACCAGACCAGAAAGCAAAAAATATCCTACTTTCCCTTGCCAAAACACCAGAAGAACAACAAGAAGCTAATGAATCAGTAGGTAATGGTGCAATTCAGCTGGAAGTGAAACCTGATAACGAAGAGGTGGATGGTGCTGGTGAGCATGAAATTACACAGAATGATTCTGGAAATCAGCATTTGTTAGATGACACACGTGCAAGAAACCATGTAAATGGTAGGATCAGGGCTGGTAATTATGCTTTtgatgaggaggatgacgatgacgacgatgatgattatgaggaagaggatgatgaagagTTTAATTTTGTTTCTTTGAAAGATAAGAGAGAACTAAATTTTGCAagttga